A single region of the Malus sylvestris chromosome 8, drMalSylv7.2, whole genome shotgun sequence genome encodes:
- the LOC126631548 gene encoding protein EXORDIUM-like 2, whose protein sequence is MAFTSHLAIWVTFFLTISSFLSPCTATMRKLSALVQQQPLVLNYHNGPLLKGNLTVNIVWYGKFSPSQRSILVDFVQSLSSGQRTPQPSVSSWWQTTGGYKGGPSTPIVGNQILDETYSLGKALTDQKLVALAAKASKGQNAAINVVLTGADVTVDGFCSSRCGSHGSGIEGRKTGKLAYAWVGNPASQGPGQCAWPFHQPIYGPQTPPLVPPNGDVGIDGMVISLATVLAGAVTNPFDNGYFQGSKDAPLEAVSACTGIFGKGAYPGYPGDVILDKTTGVSYNAFGVRGRKYLLPAMWDPQTSACKTLV, encoded by the coding sequence ATGGCTTTTACTTCCCATTTGGCCATCTGGGTCACATTTTTTCTTACCATTTCTTCCTTCCTCAGCCCCTGTACAGCCACCATGCGCAAGCTCTCAGCTTTAGTGCAGCAACAGCCGCTTGTGCTCAATTACCACAATGGTCCACTCCTTAAGGGGAACCTCACCGTCAATATCGTATGGTACGGCAAGTTCTCCCCCAGCCAACGGTCCATACTAGTCGACTTTGTTCAGTCTCTGAGCTCCGGACAGCGCACCCCGCAGCCCTCCGTCTCGTCGTGGTGGCAGACTACTGGAGGATACAAAGGAGGCCCCTCTACCCCCATCGTAGGGAATCAAATCCTGGACGAAACTTACTCTCTCGGAAAAGCACTCACAGATCAAAAGCTCGTAGCTCTGGCAGCCAAAGCATCAAAAGGCCAAAACGCAGCGATTAACGTCGTTTTGACCGGTGCCGATGTGACAGTTGACGGGTTCTGTAGCAGCCGCTGCGGCTCCCACGGATCGGGCATTGAGGGGAGAAAGACGGGCAAGCTGGCTTACGCTTGGGTGGGTAACCCGGCGAGCCAGGGTCCGGGTCAGTGCGCATGGCCATTTCACCAGCCAATTTACGGGCCGCAGACGCCTCCGTTAGTTCCTCCAAACGGCGATGTGGGGATCGACGGAATGGTTATCAGTTTGGCTACGGTTTTGGCGGGAGCCGTGACAAACCCGTTTGACAACGGATATTTTCAGGGATCGAAAGACGCGCCCTTGGAGGCGGTGAGCGCGTGCACTGGTATATTTGGGAAAGGGGCTTACCCGGGTTATCCTGGAGACGTTATTCTGGACAAAACGACGGGAGTTAGCTACAATGCGTTTGGGGTACGTGGACGCAAATATTTGCTCCCGGCGATGTGGGACCCACAGACCTCCGCGTGCAAAACACTCGTTTGA